Proteins co-encoded in one Capsicum annuum cultivar UCD-10X-F1 chromosome 9, UCD10Xv1.1, whole genome shotgun sequence genomic window:
- the LOC107854852 gene encoding thaumatin-like protein isoform X1 — protein MFNLYFKYLNGPELRTIQNVSIAELQPLKMLILSHLLYIPLCLYLFLVSTNGTQLILVNNCRRSIWPGILGNTGNMTPKDGGFHMKSGDEVVFDVPNKWSGRIWARQNCHFDKTGKGSCDSGDCNRQLKCRGLGGKPPATVVEMTLGSLTSSLHYYDVSLVDGFNVPVSMRPVGGGIGCGVAECDVDLNICCPSALEVKVGGKVVGCKSACLAIQSAKYCCTGKFADPKTCKPTIFAHLFKAICPKAYSYAFDESSGLNKCRASRYVIIFCPPH, from the exons ATGTTCAATTTGTACTTTAAATACTTGAACGGTCCAGAGTTAAGAACCATCCAGAATGTCAGTATAGCTGAGCTTCAACCTctcaaaatgttgattttatcTCATCTGCTCTATATTCCACTCTGTCTATACCTCTTTCTTGTCAGCACAA ATGGGACACAACTTATTCTAGTTAACAACTGCAGAAGAAGCATATGGCCTGGAATTCTTGGCAATACAGGGAATATGACTCCTAAAGATGGTGGCTTTCATATGAAAAGTGGCGATGAAGTAGTCTTCGATGTGCCTAACAAGTGGTCAGGTAGGATATGGGCCAGGCAGAATTGCCACTTTGATAAGACTGGCAAAGGCTCATGTGATTCAGGAGATTGTAATCGCCAGTTAAAATGCCGGGGCCTAGGAGGTAAGCCACCAGCTACTGTTGTCGAAATGACACTAGGCTCATTAACTTCATCCTTGCATTACTATGATGTGAGCTTAGTCGATGGCTTCAATGTGCCAGTTTCAATGAGACCTGTAGGTGGAGGAATTGGTTGTGGTGTGGCGGAGTGTGATGTTGATCTGAATATATGTTGTCCATCCGCACTTGAAGTGAAGGTTGGGGGAAAAGTTGTAGGGTGCAAGAGTGCTTGCTTGGCTATACAATCAGCCAAGTACTGCTGCACAGGAAAGTTCGCAGATCCCAAAACTTGCAAACCTACTATTTTCGCTCATCTATTTAAGGCCATTTGCCCCAAGGCCTATAGTTACGCATTTGACGAGTCTTCGGGCCTAAATAAGTGTAGGGCTTCAAGGTATGTCATCATTTTTTGCCCTCCACATTAA
- the LOC107854852 gene encoding thaumatin-like protein isoform X2, with the protein MNGTQLILVNNCRRSIWPGILGNTGNMTPKDGGFHMKSGDEVVFDVPNKWSGRIWARQNCHFDKTGKGSCDSGDCNRQLKCRGLGGKPPATVVEMTLGSLTSSLHYYDVSLVDGFNVPVSMRPVGGGIGCGVAECDVDLNICCPSALEVKVGGKVVGCKSACLAIQSAKYCCTGKFADPKTCKPTIFAHLFKAICPKAYSYAFDESSGLNKCRASRYVIIFCPPH; encoded by the exons ATGA ATGGGACACAACTTATTCTAGTTAACAACTGCAGAAGAAGCATATGGCCTGGAATTCTTGGCAATACAGGGAATATGACTCCTAAAGATGGTGGCTTTCATATGAAAAGTGGCGATGAAGTAGTCTTCGATGTGCCTAACAAGTGGTCAGGTAGGATATGGGCCAGGCAGAATTGCCACTTTGATAAGACTGGCAAAGGCTCATGTGATTCAGGAGATTGTAATCGCCAGTTAAAATGCCGGGGCCTAGGAGGTAAGCCACCAGCTACTGTTGTCGAAATGACACTAGGCTCATTAACTTCATCCTTGCATTACTATGATGTGAGCTTAGTCGATGGCTTCAATGTGCCAGTTTCAATGAGACCTGTAGGTGGAGGAATTGGTTGTGGTGTGGCGGAGTGTGATGTTGATCTGAATATATGTTGTCCATCCGCACTTGAAGTGAAGGTTGGGGGAAAAGTTGTAGGGTGCAAGAGTGCTTGCTTGGCTATACAATCAGCCAAGTACTGCTGCACAGGAAAGTTCGCAGATCCCAAAACTTGCAAACCTACTATTTTCGCTCATCTATTTAAGGCCATTTGCCCCAAGGCCTATAGTTACGCATTTGACGAGTCTTCGGGCCTAAATAAGTGTAGGGCTTCAAGGTATGTCATCATTTTTTGCCCTCCACATTAA